Proteins co-encoded in one Cytophaga hutchinsonii ATCC 33406 genomic window:
- a CDS encoding aminopeptidase P family protein, protein MRYTPIDNSFFIQNRSKLAEKLVPNALAIFHSNDIYPTNADGTMPFRQNNDLFYFSGIDQEDTILLVFPDASDKRYKEVLFILETNEHLAIWEGAKFSKEEAKKLSGIETIFWFHEFDAILKQLVYDATTIYCNQNEHGRAEKLIDTRNDRFVQTCKTRYPLHEYKRLAPLSNALRSIKSKSEIDTIQKACNITKDAFERILKSIKPGIKEYEIEADIIHEFIKQGSRGHAYQPIIAAGANACVLHYIQNDQVCKEGDLILMDFGAEYGNYASDLTRTVPVSGKFTARQKEVYTSVLTVFKQIKKCIKPGVTLQELNTQTGKFVTEELLRLHLLSKKEVDAPDGSLAYKKYFMHGIGHHLGLDVHDVHVKNEPLKEGMVITLEPGIYIPEEGIGIRLENDILLVTNGNIDLMEHIPLEIEAIESLMSS, encoded by the coding sequence ATGAGATACACGCCCATCGATAATAGCTTTTTTATTCAAAATAGGAGCAAATTAGCAGAAAAGTTAGTCCCGAACGCGTTAGCAATTTTTCATTCAAACGATATTTATCCGACCAATGCAGATGGCACGATGCCATTCAGACAAAACAACGATCTTTTTTATTTTTCCGGTATTGATCAGGAAGACACGATTCTATTAGTCTTTCCGGATGCATCTGATAAGCGATATAAAGAAGTATTGTTCATTCTTGAAACCAATGAACATCTGGCGATCTGGGAAGGAGCGAAGTTTTCAAAAGAAGAAGCAAAGAAATTATCGGGCATAGAAACCATATTCTGGTTTCATGAATTTGATGCAATATTAAAGCAGCTGGTGTATGATGCCACAACGATTTATTGCAATCAAAATGAACATGGCCGCGCTGAAAAGCTTATAGATACAAGGAATGACCGGTTTGTACAAACATGCAAAACACGTTATCCCCTGCACGAATACAAGCGTTTGGCCCCGCTCAGCAACGCATTGAGAAGTATCAAATCAAAATCAGAGATTGATACCATTCAAAAAGCATGTAACATAACTAAAGATGCGTTTGAGCGCATATTAAAATCCATTAAACCCGGAATAAAAGAATACGAAATAGAAGCCGATATCATTCATGAGTTTATAAAACAAGGTTCAAGAGGACACGCCTATCAGCCCATTATTGCAGCCGGTGCAAATGCATGTGTATTGCATTACATCCAAAACGATCAGGTATGTAAGGAAGGCGACTTGATCCTGATGGATTTTGGCGCTGAATACGGAAACTATGCCTCGGATTTAACACGTACTGTTCCCGTAAGCGGAAAATTTACGGCAAGACAAAAAGAAGTGTATACTTCTGTTTTAACCGTGTTCAAGCAAATCAAAAAATGTATTAAGCCAGGTGTTACGTTACAAGAACTTAATACCCAAACAGGTAAGTTTGTTACCGAAGAATTACTGCGTTTACATCTGCTTTCTAAAAAAGAGGTTGATGCACCAGATGGAAGCCTCGCATATAAAAAATACTTCATGCACGGAATTGGTCATCACTTAGGTTTGGATGTGCATGATGTGCATGTAAAAAATGAACCATTAAAAGAAGGTATGGTGATAACGCTTGAACCCGGAATTTACATTCCGGAAGAAGGTATAGGAATTCGTTTAGAGAATGATATTCTGTTAGTTACAAATGGGAATATCGATTTAATGGAACATATTCCGCTTGAGATTGAAGCTATCGAATCACTAATGAGTTCATAA
- a CDS encoding leucine-rich repeat domain-containing protein, with the protein MKKLFTYSSVLAVLIFGSSFNQPDAKNYYETGLSSLNQKDYIKAIGDFTNAISMNPKFGDAYYYRAYSKELLGKKMGFVSSELCSDLIYSMVYGKDEASEKINELCTGECFNMESAFIEPEIVYCADFSSKILTDIPDGVENLHYLVKLNMFNNKLVTLSQKWTYLDKLISLDLGSNRLTLLPPVIGKMTELQELNLNKNQLTTLPVEIGSLSHLKTLTLRQNALKSLPPNIGLLKNLQDLDLALNMLTTLPAEITNLKNLKKLILVGNEISVKEQQRIKSLLPNTEIAFE; encoded by the coding sequence ATGAAAAAATTATTTACATATTCTTCTGTACTAGCCGTATTGATTTTTGGTTCATCTTTTAACCAACCGGATGCTAAAAATTATTATGAAACTGGTTTATCTAGCTTAAATCAAAAAGACTATATTAAAGCCATTGGTGACTTTACCAATGCAATTAGTATGAATCCTAAATTTGGTGATGCATATTACTATAGAGCCTACTCCAAAGAACTGTTAGGCAAAAAAATGGGATTTGTTAGTTCTGAACTTTGCTCCGATTTGATTTATTCTATGGTATACGGTAAGGATGAAGCTTCTGAAAAAATAAACGAATTGTGCACAGGCGAATGCTTTAATATGGAGTCTGCATTTATTGAACCGGAAATTGTTTACTGCGCGGATTTCAGCTCTAAAATTTTAACGGATATTCCGGATGGCGTTGAGAACCTGCATTACCTAGTTAAATTAAACATGTTCAATAACAAGCTTGTGACACTTTCTCAAAAATGGACATACTTAGATAAATTGATTTCACTTGATTTAGGCAGTAACCGTTTAACATTATTACCTCCGGTAATTGGTAAAATGACTGAGTTACAGGAATTAAACCTGAATAAAAACCAATTAACTACACTTCCGGTTGAAATCGGATCTCTATCCCACCTTAAGACGCTTACATTAAGACAAAATGCGTTAAAATCATTACCTCCGAATATTGGTTTGCTTAAAAATCTTCAGGATTTAGACTTAGCGTTAAACATGCTTACTACCTTACCTGCAGAAATTACCAATCTTAAAAATCTAAAGAAATTAATATTGGTTGGAAATGAAATCTCTGTAAAAGAGCAACAACGAATTAAATCATTATTACCAAATACTGAAATTGCATTCGAATAA
- the tsf gene encoding translation elongation factor Ts, whose translation MSTITAAEVNKLRTMTGAGMMDCKKALTESGGDFEAAIDILRKKGQKVSAARAENTTSEGIVSITVSADGKNGKLVALACETEPVSKVADFKNLSEAIMAVAVAKKPATTEELSALPLADGRTVQEHIIDLTGKIGEKVTITSYVSMDGEQVVPYIHSNGKLGVMVALKNTGGKDCSEAGRDVAMQAAAMKPVALDKDDVDPKTVEREIEIGKEQARAEGKPEAMLEKIALGKLNKFYKDATLLNQEFVKDNSKSISQMLDGFHKGLTVSAFVRISLS comes from the coding sequence ATGTCAACAATTACTGCGGCTGAAGTTAATAAGCTAAGAACAATGACTGGTGCTGGTATGATGGATTGCAAAAAAGCTCTTACTGAATCTGGTGGAGACTTTGAAGCAGCTATCGATATTCTTCGTAAAAAAGGACAAAAAGTATCTGCAGCACGTGCAGAAAATACAACTTCTGAAGGTATTGTTTCAATCACTGTTTCTGCAGATGGTAAAAACGGTAAATTAGTAGCGCTGGCTTGCGAAACTGAACCGGTTTCTAAAGTAGCTGATTTCAAAAATCTTTCTGAAGCAATTATGGCTGTTGCAGTTGCCAAAAAACCTGCTACAACGGAAGAACTTTCTGCTTTACCATTAGCAGACGGACGTACAGTACAAGAACACATCATCGACCTTACAGGTAAAATTGGTGAAAAAGTTACTATTACTTCTTACGTTTCTATGGATGGCGAACAGGTTGTTCCTTATATCCACTCAAATGGTAAATTAGGTGTAATGGTTGCATTGAAAAACACGGGCGGAAAAGATTGTTCTGAAGCTGGCAGAGATGTAGCTATGCAAGCTGCAGCTATGAAACCTGTTGCTCTTGACAAAGACGACGTGGATCCTAAAACTGTTGAACGTGAAATCGAAATCGGTAAAGAACAAGCTAGAGCAGAAGGTAAGCCAGAAGCTATGCTTGAGAAAATCGCTTTAGGTAAATTGAACAAGTTCTACAAAGACGCAACGCTTTTAAACCAAGAGTTCGTTAAAGACAATTCAAAATCTATTTCTCAAATGTTAGATGGTTTCCACAAAGGATTAACTGTTTCTGCATTCGTTCGTATTTCTTTAAGCTAA
- the rpsB gene encoding 30S ribosomal protein S2, giving the protein MAKKIEYKDLLDAGVHFGHLTRKWNPKMAPYIFMEKNGIHLIDLNKTLVCLDEANAALKTIVRSGRKVLFVATKKQAQEVVTAEAKRLKMPYATERWLGGMLTNFATVRKSLKKMSSMEKMMKDEAFSSLNKKERLVLSREKEKLEKVLGGIADLTRLPAAIFVVDVKKEHIAIAEAKKLGIPVFAIVDTNSDPTIVDFPIPANDDAFKSISILTQAIGQGIEDALSERKREKDDAKLKEDEESKKASDKAEIQ; this is encoded by the coding sequence ATGGCTAAGAAAATCGAATATAAAGACTTATTGGATGCAGGCGTTCACTTTGGTCACCTTACACGTAAGTGGAACCCAAAGATGGCACCATATATCTTCATGGAGAAGAATGGCATTCATTTGATCGACTTAAATAAAACATTAGTTTGTTTAGACGAAGCTAATGCAGCTCTTAAGACAATTGTTCGTTCAGGACGTAAAGTTTTGTTCGTTGCAACTAAAAAACAAGCTCAGGAAGTTGTTACAGCTGAAGCTAAAAGACTTAAAATGCCTTACGCAACAGAGCGTTGGTTAGGCGGTATGCTAACAAACTTCGCAACAGTTCGTAAATCATTGAAGAAAATGTCTTCAATGGAGAAAATGATGAAGGATGAAGCATTCAGTTCTTTAAACAAAAAAGAAAGACTTGTATTAAGCCGTGAAAAAGAAAAACTTGAAAAAGTTTTAGGCGGTATCGCTGACTTAACACGTCTTCCTGCAGCTATCTTTGTTGTAGATGTTAAAAAAGAACACATTGCAATCGCTGAAGCTAAGAAATTAGGTATCCCTGTATTTGCTATCGTAGATACAAACTCTGATCCTACAATCGTAGACTTCCCGATCCCTGCTAATGATGATGCATTCAAATCGATCTCTATCTTAACGCAAGCAATCGGTCAAGGAATTGAAGATGCATTGTCTGAAAGAAAAAGAGAAAAAGATGACGCTAAATTAAAAGAAGACGAAGAATCTAAAAAAGCTTCTGATAAAGCTGAGATTCAATAA
- the rpsI gene encoding 30S ribosomal protein S9 — MEVLNAIGRRKTSVARVYLQSGKGSIVVNGLDFKTYFKTEPLQISVESPLNLVAEAGKYDINVNVQGGGVTGQAEAIRLGIARALVLVNSEFKSPLRKEGLMTRDSRMVERKKYGKRKARKRFQFSKR, encoded by the coding sequence ATGGAAGTATTAAACGCCATTGGAAGAAGAAAGACGTCAGTAGCACGCGTTTACCTGCAATCAGGTAAAGGTTCTATTGTAGTAAACGGTCTTGATTTCAAAACATATTTTAAAACGGAACCACTTCAGATCTCTGTTGAGAGCCCTCTTAACCTGGTAGCTGAAGCCGGTAAATATGATATTAATGTAAACGTACAAGGCGGTGGTGTTACTGGCCAGGCAGAAGCGATCCGTTTGGGTATTGCTCGTGCGCTTGTATTAGTTAACAGTGAATTTAAATCTCCTTTGAGAAAAGAAGGTTTAATGACTAGAGATTCTCGTATGGTAGAACGTAAGAAATACGGTAAGAGAAAAGCTCGTAAAAGATTCCAATTCAGTAAACGTTAA
- the rplM gene encoding 50S ribosomal protein L13 gives MDSISYKTTFANKATVQKDWVIVDAAGKTLGRFASQVAMILRGKHKPSYTPHVDCGDNVIIINAEKIRLTGNKMNDKVYTSHTGHPGGQRFQTPKETLAKYPEKVLERAIKGMLPKNRIGRELFRHVHVFEGTQHPHEAQQPKVIQL, from the coding sequence ATGGATAGCATTAGCTACAAAACAACATTTGCAAACAAGGCTACAGTTCAGAAGGACTGGGTTATTGTTGATGCAGCAGGTAAAACACTAGGTCGTTTTGCCAGCCAGGTTGCAATGATTTTAAGAGGAAAGCATAAGCCTTCTTATACTCCACACGTAGATTGCGGTGACAATGTCATCATTATCAACGCTGAGAAAATTCGTTTAACTGGAAATAAAATGAATGATAAGGTTTATACTTCTCATACAGGTCACCCAGGTGGACAGCGTTTTCAGACACCAAAAGAAACATTAGCAAAGTATCCGGAGAAAGTTCTTGAAAGAGCGATCAAAGGTATGTTGCCAAAAAATCGTATTGGTAGAGAATTATTCAGACACGTTCACGTGTTCGAAGGAACTCAACACCCGCACGAAGCACAACAACCAAAAGTTATTCAACTGTAA
- a CDS encoding RluA family pseudouridine synthase — translation MKKVDIKDLIIFENDDYFFINKPPFISSLDERTGGAPSIIRMAKEYWPDAQLCHRIDKETSGVLAVAKNPAAYRHLSMAFESRNVTKEYHAVVNGTHDLDGVDVYLPILVLPTGTVKIDKSKGKLAETIFFTIQAYKKATLVRCLPITGRMHQIRIHLATLGASIVGDETYGGKPLFLSEIKRKKFNLKKDSEERPLIQRFALHANSLIFTDMNEQILDIKAPYPKDFDVLVKKLEEYSS, via the coding sequence ATGAAAAAGGTTGATATTAAGGATTTAATCATTTTTGAAAATGATGACTATTTTTTTATCAATAAACCTCCTTTTATTTCTTCTCTGGATGAACGTACCGGCGGCGCTCCAAGCATTATACGGATGGCTAAGGAATACTGGCCTGACGCGCAGCTTTGCCACCGGATAGATAAGGAAACCTCCGGTGTACTGGCAGTGGCTAAAAACCCTGCCGCCTACAGGCATTTATCTATGGCATTTGAATCCAGAAATGTAACCAAGGAATACCATGCAGTAGTAAATGGAACACATGATCTGGATGGGGTAGATGTCTACCTGCCGATTTTGGTGTTGCCTACCGGAACAGTCAAAATTGATAAATCAAAGGGGAAATTAGCAGAAACCATTTTCTTCACGATTCAGGCCTATAAAAAAGCAACACTCGTGCGTTGTTTACCAATTACAGGCCGTATGCACCAGATCCGGATACACCTCGCTACACTTGGTGCATCGATTGTCGGGGATGAAACCTATGGCGGGAAGCCTCTCTTTCTTTCAGAAATTAAAAGAAAAAAATTTAATTTGAAAAAAGATTCAGAGGAGCGTCCATTAATTCAGCGGTTTGCGTTACACGCTAATTCTCTGATATTTACAGATATGAATGAGCAGATTTTAGACATAAAAGCACCGTATCCCAAGGATTTTGATGTGCTTGTAAAAAAATTAGAAGAGTATTCTTCATGA
- a CDS encoding sensor histidine kinase, producing the protein MTHPRNVAIFLGVFVTGITALLLYSYSVIPALAGWQWMLFFLFISISISTYVLLNTTLYKELDNISDMLRPFKKKEGNPERNKYINTTDPIVKIRKELSDFAVQKQREIEELKKLETFRREFLADVSHELKTPLFAAQGFVHTLMEGAMDDLNVRERFLNKAAYSLDGLNVLVEDLITISQLEIGEIKMHFQNFDIRKLTEDIFEQLEDTAEKKGTRLKFNKYSPKSCYIHADKLRIGQVVTNLIVNAIKYGKDNGTVVFSYTIENESVLISVKDDGPGIEEPHLNRIFERFYRVEKSRSKDKGGSGLGLSIVKHILEAHDSRIHVTSKVNEGTEFQFRLKKGKVINEKG; encoded by the coding sequence ATGACCCATCCCCGTAATGTAGCCATCTTTTTAGGCGTATTCGTAACTGGTATTACAGCACTTTTACTGTATAGCTACTCGGTAATTCCCGCCTTAGCTGGTTGGCAGTGGATGCTGTTTTTTTTATTTATTTCCATTTCTATATCTACGTATGTATTGCTCAATACAACGCTATATAAAGAACTGGATAACATTTCAGACATGCTTCGCCCGTTTAAAAAGAAAGAAGGAAATCCCGAACGCAATAAATACATCAACACAACAGACCCGATTGTAAAAATCCGGAAAGAATTGTCGGATTTTGCTGTACAGAAACAGCGCGAAATAGAAGAACTGAAGAAGCTGGAAACCTTCAGAAGAGAATTTCTGGCAGATGTATCGCATGAATTAAAAACACCGTTGTTTGCTGCTCAGGGCTTTGTACACACCTTGATGGAAGGGGCCATGGATGATCTCAACGTGCGCGAACGGTTTCTTAATAAGGCTGCTTACAGCCTCGATGGCTTAAATGTACTGGTTGAAGATTTAATTACAATTTCCCAACTGGAAATTGGAGAGATTAAAATGCATTTCCAGAATTTTGATATCCGTAAACTGACCGAAGATATTTTCGAGCAGTTGGAAGATACCGCTGAAAAAAAAGGTACGCGGTTAAAATTTAATAAATATTCGCCTAAATCCTGCTACATCCACGCAGATAAATTACGCATCGGGCAGGTTGTTACTAATTTGATTGTCAATGCAATAAAATATGGAAAAGATAACGGAACGGTTGTTTTTTCCTATACCATTGAAAACGAATCGGTCTTAATTTCTGTCAAAGATGATGGTCCCGGCATAGAAGAGCCACATTTAAATCGTATTTTTGAACGATTCTACCGGGTAGAAAAGAGCCGGTCTAAGGATAAGGGCGGTTCCGGCTTGGGCTTATCGATTGTAAAACACATACTTGAAGCACATGATTCCAGAATCCATGTAACAAGTAAAGTAAATGAAGGGACTGAATTCCAGTTCCGGTTAAAGAAAGGAAAAGTAATAAATGAAAAAGGTTGA
- a CDS encoding response regulator transcription factor: MKANSRILIVDDEQDIIELLEYNLTKEGYDVRTANNGLKAIEEAKDFLPQLILMDIMMPKMDGVESCRKIREIPKLKESYIIFLTARSEEFSEIAAFEAGADDFITKPIKPRALISRVSAFFRRGTKNTNEKESVVIKDLVIDRSSYTVMKGPDKIILPKKEFELLYFLANRPNTVFNRDELLKNIWGTDVYVVPRTVDVHIRKVREKIGEDYITTIKGIGYKFAIDE; encoded by the coding sequence ATGAAAGCGAACAGTCGAATTTTGATCGTAGATGATGAACAGGATATAATTGAATTACTTGAATATAACCTGACAAAAGAGGGGTATGACGTTCGCACCGCTAATAATGGTTTAAAAGCAATAGAAGAAGCTAAAGACTTCCTGCCGCAGCTTATTTTAATGGACATCATGATGCCCAAAATGGATGGGGTAGAGTCTTGCCGTAAAATCAGAGAAATTCCAAAACTGAAAGAATCATATATAATTTTCCTTACGGCACGCTCAGAAGAGTTTTCAGAGATCGCAGCATTTGAAGCCGGTGCCGACGATTTTATTACAAAACCGATCAAACCAAGAGCACTTATCAGCCGCGTTTCTGCATTTTTCCGCAGAGGTACTAAAAACACCAATGAAAAGGAAAGTGTTGTGATTAAAGATCTGGTGATCGACCGTTCAAGCTATACAGTCATGAAAGGGCCGGATAAAATCATCCTTCCTAAGAAAGAATTTGAATTGCTGTATTTTTTGGCAAACCGTCCAAATACTGTTTTCAACCGCGATGAATTGCTGAAGAATATTTGGGGAACAGATGTGTATGTCGTACCAAGAACAGTTGATGTACACATTCGTAAAGTACGAGAGAAAATTGGTGAAGACTATATAACAACTATTAAGGGAATTGGTTATAAATTTGCAATTGATGAATAA
- a CDS encoding TlpA disulfide reductase family protein — MKYIKSVFISLLAFTLLLSAVTAKPISIKGKFTKTETGYSTIYLYKYLGNAVYVFDSTKYVNGAFEFKFNDVIPTGFYKIGFDKADAITLVAGYESIVITGNPDIERSMTITGSKENDLFHEYQKINKTQNAQNAILNQQAQQLQQRPGMTEELFNIEIAGLRKKSDSLNTAYSAQMTKLAAEHSGLFMTKVISMFLFDNKTAETFFTPAEFTDKEYAAGDMLPSKVQAYFQYYVTQDLYSWKAAAEKLINTCPAGSDNRQVFYASVIPLFTQNDLDYAKGLTNTFLKEYPKSAEAKQLKASMPKGALSIGEEVPDITLTDINGKRLSLSSLKGKVVLIDFWASWCGPCRGENPNVVNAYNKYKEKGFTVFSVSLDTNKDQWQAAINKDGLAWPNHVSDLKGWSSDPAKLYNVKGIPATFLIDQQGKLIAMNLRGEDLQAKLAELLNKP, encoded by the coding sequence ATGAAATACATAAAGAGCGTTTTCATTTCTTTGCTTGCTTTTACCTTATTGTTATCTGCTGTTACGGCAAAACCAATAAGTATTAAAGGGAAGTTCACAAAGACGGAGACTGGTTACTCTACCATTTATTTGTATAAATATTTAGGAAATGCTGTATATGTATTCGATTCAACGAAATATGTTAACGGTGCATTCGAATTTAAATTCAATGATGTAATTCCAACAGGTTTTTATAAAATTGGTTTTGATAAAGCGGATGCAATAACGCTCGTTGCAGGGTATGAAAGCATTGTTATTACAGGTAATCCCGATATTGAGCGCAGCATGACTATTACAGGCTCAAAAGAAAACGACCTGTTTCATGAATATCAAAAAATAAATAAGACACAGAATGCTCAAAATGCAATTCTGAATCAACAGGCACAACAATTACAGCAAAGACCTGGCATGACGGAAGAGTTATTTAATATCGAAATTGCCGGATTAAGAAAAAAAAGTGATTCGTTGAATACCGCCTATTCCGCACAGATGACTAAGCTTGCAGCAGAACATTCAGGTTTATTTATGACAAAGGTGATAAGTATGTTTTTGTTTGATAACAAAACAGCTGAAACCTTCTTTACCCCCGCAGAATTTACAGATAAAGAATATGCAGCCGGCGATATGCTTCCATCAAAGGTTCAGGCATACTTTCAATATTATGTTACTCAGGATCTGTATTCATGGAAAGCTGCAGCAGAAAAATTGATTAATACTTGTCCTGCAGGTTCAGATAACAGACAGGTATTTTATGCAAGTGTTATTCCCTTGTTTACGCAAAATGACCTGGATTATGCTAAGGGCTTAACAAATACATTTCTGAAAGAATATCCCAAATCAGCAGAAGCAAAACAGTTAAAAGCAAGCATGCCCAAAGGTGCATTATCCATTGGAGAAGAGGTTCCTGATATTACCCTTACAGATATAAACGGAAAAAGACTTTCACTGAGTTCCTTAAAAGGTAAAGTGGTTTTAATTGATTTCTGGGCTTCGTGGTGTGGACCGTGCAGAGGGGAAAACCCGAACGTTGTGAATGCATACAATAAATACAAAGAAAAAGGCTTTACTGTATTCAGTGTATCGCTGGATACCAACAAAGATCAGTGGCAAGCCGCAATTAATAAAGACGGATTAGCCTGGCCAAATCACGTTTCAGATTTAAAAGGATGGAGTTCTGATCCTGCAAAATTATACAATGTTAAAGGTATACCGGCAACATTTCTTATTGATCAACAAGGTAAATTAATTGCAATGAATCTTCGTGGAGAAGACTTGCAAGCGAAACTGGCAGAACTATTAAATAAACCTTAA
- a CDS encoding DUF3108 domain-containing protein encodes MKRLLTCLFVLVLATSFTLQTQAPQSPFAAYGPKESLVYRLHYGFVTAGEARIEVDPTLYMINNKVCYKTSVIGATSGSVDIAMRVRDQWTSYIDTATKIPQRSMRNIAENNYRLKEMVMYDYANKKANVITESGKELEKSTAEYAITNNLQDIVSGAYYLRTLDYSKMAPGTPITMKAFFEDKLYDFTLKYVGKEKLHTKHGYINVIKIQPVMPDNELFDGGNSIRLWLSDDDNKIPVKIEADMFVGKVEVELKSFAGLKHPIVFTKK; translated from the coding sequence ATGAAACGCTTGCTGACATGTTTATTCGTATTGGTTTTGGCAACTTCGTTTACATTACAAACACAGGCGCCTCAATCTCCATTTGCTGCTTATGGTCCTAAAGAATCGTTAGTGTATCGCTTACATTACGGATTCGTTACGGCTGGGGAAGCACGTATAGAAGTAGATCCAACCTTGTATATGATCAATAATAAAGTTTGCTACAAAACATCCGTTATTGGTGCTACTTCAGGGTCTGTTGATATTGCCATGCGCGTGCGTGACCAGTGGACCAGCTACATAGATACTGCAACTAAAATCCCGCAGCGGAGCATGCGTAATATTGCAGAGAATAACTATCGTTTGAAAGAAATGGTGATGTATGATTATGCAAACAAAAAGGCTAATGTAATTACAGAAAGTGGTAAGGAACTTGAAAAATCTACTGCGGAATATGCAATTACAAATAACCTGCAGGACATTGTAAGTGGTGCATATTACCTGAGAACACTGGATTATTCTAAAATGGCTCCGGGAACGCCAATCACTATGAAGGCTTTCTTTGAAGACAAGTTATATGATTTTACCCTGAAATATGTGGGTAAAGAAAAATTACACACAAAACACGGATATATTAATGTTATTAAAATTCAGCCTGTAATGCCGGATAATGAATTGTTTGATGGCGGTAATTCAATCAGATTGTGGCTTTCAGATGATGATAATAAAATACCTGTAAAGATTGAAGCGGATATGTTTGTAGGTAAAGTTGAAGTTGAACTAAAAAGCTTTGCAGGATTGAAGCATCCGATCGTATTTACTAAAAAATAA
- the recA gene encoding recombinase RecA: MSKSTSTPNPQNEKLKALQLTIDKLEKTYGKGTVMKLSDEVVMDVPVISTGSLGLDIALGIGGLPKGRIVEIYGPESSGKTTLSMHCIAEAQKAGGIAAFIDAEHAFDKTYAEKLGIDTTNLLISQPDNGEQALEIAEHLIRSGAIDIIVIDSVAALVPKAEIEGEMGDSKMGLQARLMSQALRKLTGAINKTGCCCIFINQLREKIGVMFGNPETTTGGNALKFYASVRLDIRRIGQIKESADNITGNRTKVKVVKNKMAPPFKVIEFDIMYGEGISKIGEIIDLGVELGIINKAGSWFSYEGTKLGQGRDAVRTVFLDNPEMQDEIELKIRQKVQLSGVPAAMEAKELEEEEA; the protein is encoded by the coding sequence ATGAGTAAAAGCACTAGTACACCAAATCCACAAAATGAAAAGTTAAAAGCTTTACAGCTTACCATTGATAAGTTAGAAAAAACCTATGGTAAAGGTACTGTAATGAAATTAAGCGATGAAGTTGTAATGGACGTTCCTGTCATTTCAACAGGTTCGCTAGGACTTGACATTGCTTTAGGGATCGGGGGATTACCTAAAGGAAGAATTGTAGAGATCTATGGACCGGAATCTTCCGGTAAAACCACACTTTCTATGCATTGCATTGCAGAAGCACAAAAAGCCGGTGGTATTGCAGCCTTTATAGATGCGGAGCACGCCTTTGATAAAACGTACGCAGAAAAACTTGGTATTGATACAACAAACTTATTGATCTCTCAGCCGGATAATGGTGAGCAGGCATTAGAAATTGCGGAACATTTGATCCGTTCCGGAGCGATTGACATTATTGTGATTGACTCTGTTGCAGCCTTAGTACCAAAAGCAGAGATCGAAGGTGAAATGGGTGACAGTAAAATGGGTTTACAGGCACGTTTAATGTCACAAGCCTTACGTAAATTAACCGGAGCGATTAACAAAACAGGCTGTTGCTGTATATTCATCAACCAGCTACGAGAAAAAATTGGTGTAATGTTCGGTAACCCTGAAACTACTACAGGTGGTAACGCGTTGAAATTTTATGCATCCGTACGTTTAGATATCCGCCGTATCGGGCAGATTAAAGAAAGTGCTGACAATATTACAGGTAACCGTACAAAGGTTAAAGTAGTAAAAAATAAAATGGCGCCTCCGTTTAAAGTGATTGAGTTTGATATCATGTATGGCGAAGGAATTTCTAAAATAGGTGAGATCATTGATCTTGGTGTTGAATTAGGTATCATCAACAAAGCCGGTTCATGGTTCTCTTATGAAGGCACAAAATTAGGTCAGGGAAGAGATGCTGTACGTACAGTGTTCCTTGACAATCCTGAAATGCAGGATGAAATTGAATTAAAAATTCGTCAGAAAGTACAGTTAAGCGGAGTTCCCGCAGCCATGGAAGCGAAAGAGCTCGAAGAGGAAGAAGCATAA